The stretch of DNA GCCGCCGCCGTAATACCAATCTTCGCAAAGGTCAGCACAAACGGACTGCCGGTGGTGCCAATCTGGTTCCATGGGAAGATAGTCACGATAACGAAAATCGCCCCCACATAGAAAATCAGAATACGCCACAGCACTTTACCCACGGCGCTACGCAAGGTGACCTGCGGGTTTTTCGCTTCACCGGCGGTAATACCGATAAGCTCCACGCCTTGATAAGACGCCACGACAATACACAACGCGGTCAGGAAACCTTTCCAGCCGCCGGCAAAGAAGCCGCCGTGCTCGGTCAGGTTGCTAAAGCCTATCGCCTGCCCATGGTTGCCAAAACCGAAAAAGATAACGCCAAGGCCAACGACGATCATCACAATGATGGTGGTGACTTTAATCATCGCAAACCAGAATTCTATTTCACCGTATAAACGCACCGCGGCCAGGTTCGCTAGCGCCACAAGCCCGACGGCAAAAATGGCCGGCAGCCACTGGGGCAGATCCGGGAACCAGTATTGAACATAAACGCCAATTGCCGTTATTTCGGAGATGCCGACCGCCATCCACATAAACCAGTACGACCACGCCGTAAGGTAACCGAAAAAGGGGCTCATATAGCGGTGCGCGTAGACGGCAAAAGAACCGGCTACGGGCTCAAGGAATAACATCTCCCCCATTGAACGCATAATGAAGAACACGAACAGGCCCGCAACAATGTACGCCAGCAATACCGACGGCCCGGCCCATTTTAGGGTACTGGCGGCGCCCATAAACAGGCCAACACCAATGGTCCCTCCCAGGGCGATAAGTTCGATGTGTCGAGCTTCCAGCCCGCGCTGCAGCTCTGCTTTTTTCTCTGCCATAAATCCTCTGTATTGTGTTTGCTTTTACTCCGGTTTTTACCGGTTATTGTGTTTGGTTGTTGCCAGGCTCAATAACAGGCCATGCAGCGTCGGCAAGAGATTTGCTGGCGCAACATCACTACGGCACTGCATCGAGTGGGCGCAATGGTTCCGTATTTTTTACAAAATTACAAATAACTGCGTAACAAACTGGCCTAAGTCTGGTGGGAAATTGCGCAGAGAAAGCAAAACGCGCCCGGATGAGCGCGTTGGAAGATTTATAGCTTGCCGGTCAAATGCCAGCGCTGATAGCGCAGCAGCCGCAGCTGCCGTTTAATGCGGGTCGGCTGTGAAAGCAGGCGATATAGCCACTCCAGGCCGAGATTTTGCCAGACCTTTGGCGCTCGCTTTACGCGTCCGGTAAAGACGTCATACGTGCCGCCAACGCCCATATAAAGCGCCTGAGGATGCACTTTTCGGCACGCCTGCATCAGGATCTCCTGGCGCGGAGATCCCATCGCCACCGTGACAATCGCGGCGCCGCTATCACGAATGCGCTCAAACAATGCCTGCCGCTGCTCGTCCGTAAAATATCCATCCTGACTGCCGACGATATTGACCTGCCAAAGCTGGCGTAATTTAGCCTCAGTCTGGGCCAGAACCTCGGGCTTTCCGCCGACCAAAAACACCGGAGTACCTTCCTGACCGGCCCGCTGCATCAAGGCCTCCCACAGATCGGCACCGGCTACGCGGTTCACTACGGCCTCTGGGTATTTTTTACGGATAGAGCGAACAACGCTGATTCCGTCGGCATATTTATATTCCGCCGCGGCAATAAGGCCACGGATTTGCTCATCATCTTCGGCCGTAAGGACTTTTTCGGCATTGATTGCCACTAACGTGCCCTGACGCAAGTTGCCCCCCGCATAGAGATAATCCAGCGCATGCTGCATATCTCGCCACCCCAGCAGGTTCAGGCCACGGATGTTATAGGAAGGGGCTTCAGTAGAGTTGTTCATGAATATCCTTGTCATGCATTTTGCGTGTCGGCAGCAGGAGCAGGCACGCGGCGCAGGCGCTGATGAATAAGCCCTGCGCTTTCAAAAAGCCAGTAAAGTAGTTTTGCCACGACCAGGCAGGCGCCAAAAATGACGAGGAAGAACACCACCCGTGAGACAAACGAGTCCAGCCCCTCGCGGGCCAGAACGATCATATTGAAA from Cedecea neteri encodes:
- the thrP gene encoding bifunctional threonine/serine APC transporter ThrP: MAEKKAELQRGLEARHIELIALGGTIGVGLFMGAASTLKWAGPSVLLAYIVAGLFVFFIMRSMGEMLFLEPVAGSFAVYAHRYMSPFFGYLTAWSYWFMWMAVGISEITAIGVYVQYWFPDLPQWLPAIFAVGLVALANLAAVRLYGEIEFWFAMIKVTTIIVMIVVGLGVIFFGFGNHGQAIGFSNLTEHGGFFAGGWKGFLTALCIVVASYQGVELIGITAGEAKNPQVTLRSAVGKVLWRILIFYVGAIFVIVTIFPWNQIGTTGSPFVLTFAKIGITAAAGIINFVVLTAALSGCNSGMYSCGRMLYALAKNRQLPAKMATVSRSGVPVVGVAISIVILLLGSCLNYIIPNPQRVFVYVYSASVLPGMVPWFVILISQVRFRKAHREAIASHPFRSILFPWANYLTMAFLVCVLVGMGLNEDTRMSLTVGVIFLAAVTLVYKVFGLNKYAASEKLNG
- the wecG gene encoding lipopolysaccharide N-acetylmannosaminouronosyltransferase, yielding MNNSTEAPSYNIRGLNLLGWRDMQHALDYLYAGGNLRQGTLVAINAEKVLTAEDDEQIRGLIAAAEYKYADGISVVRSIRKKYPEAVVNRVAGADLWEALMQRAGQEGTPVFLVGGKPEVLAQTEAKLRQLWQVNIVGSQDGYFTDEQRQALFERIRDSGAAIVTVAMGSPRQEILMQACRKVHPQALYMGVGGTYDVFTGRVKRAPKVWQNLGLEWLYRLLSQPTRIKRQLRLLRYQRWHLTGKL